The sequence TCCTGGTCGAGCGGGATGAGGCACTCAGGATAGCGCAGGGATTCTGCAAAAGAAGTTTCTGGAGCAGGAGGTATCTTGAGAGAATAACCGTTTTTGATCGGATATACTGGCCTCTTATCCTGATTGAGGTGAAGTATCTGGGTGGGATCCTGAAGAAGACGACACGAAAGAGTTCGTTCATTCTTGAGGGATTTCGTGGGGAGAGGGTTGATCTCAATGACGGACTTCGCATTCATCCCGGATTTCGGGAGCTGATCGGCCTTGATGAAACCGCTGTCTCAATACTCTCGGTACTGTCGCCATCCGGTCTGACCGATCTCGAGATCGAGGCAGAGACTGTGCTTGGACCGGCAAGGGTGAAGAAGGGGATCAAACTCCTTCAGAAGCAGAAGCTGATCACCACAATGACGTCGGAGGAGGGGGCGACCGTCTTTGTGCCGCTCCTCGCACACCCCATCCCAAAACTCCAGGGACTCCACCAGTCATTCCGCCAAAATCTCATCCCCCTCTCAGGCGAGTCACGAAGCCCCCTGATAACAGAAGACGCCCTTCGGAAGATCCTCAAAGGGCTTGAACCATCAGCGGAGATCACCCGGTTCAGGACGATATACTATCCGGTCTATGAAGCGACCATTGCCACAGGGGGAGGCAGCCGGCGTCTCTTCCTTGATGGGATCACCGGCCGGGAAGTGAGCGGTTATTCTGAATAAGGAGTAATTCCATTTTACACGCATTTTTGCAACTTTTTTTTACGGGTAGATTTATAAATCAGGGCGTCTCTAAACGAGTATGGATGAATGCTTCTCTTTTCGGTGTATCGTCTGTGGTTTCATCTATGATCCGATGAGAGGAGATCCGATGCGGGGGATCGAACCCGGGACTCAACTTGAAGATCTCCCTGATGACTATACCTGCCCCGTCTGCGGGGTTTTCGTTGTCACCGGAAACTCGCCCTTTGTTCTGATCGAGTCAGAAGGCAGTGGGTGCGGGCTGGAGAGGATGTATGGCGGACGGGAGGAGGAAGAGAGATGATATGTGCGGAGACAGGTGATCCCCGATGATACATCCTGATGAGAAGAATCTGCGGATTGAGCGGATCAAAGCGCTCTCCACCAGCACGTACCGGGATGTCCTCATCTACGATGAGAAGACCTGCGGGGGCATCTATAATGGAGAGGAGATCGACCCAAAGAGTGCCGGCCGTTTACGGAAGAGGGGGCCGTATGTTATCATCAGTGAGATTGACGAGCAGGGCGATGGATAAAAGACTATCTTTTTTTATGCGAGGGGGGCGATTCGAACGCCCGAACTCCTACGAGACTGGGTCCTAAGCCCAGCGCCTTTGACCTGGCTTGGCAACCCTCGCGCAGATCAGTATAGGCACTCTGATAATAAATAGAGGAATGGTTCTTTCACCATCATTCGGCCTTCGGGTCGCTGGCGACTTCCTGCTTCTTTGCCATCTCAAGTTCGCGGAGAAGGAGAATGTATCCTGAGACGACGAAGGCAATAATCAGAGGTCCAAGGATAAACCCGATGAGGCCCATGATAGCCAGTCCCCCAAAGAAGCCGATCCACATCAGGAGGGGGTTGATACTCGCCCGCATGCCCATGATGAGAGGGCGGAAGACGAGATCCGGGAGTGCGCAGACGACCGGATAGCCGACAAGACCGATCATGGCGACACCCCGGTAATCACCCATCGAAAACGCATAGATTCCGAGGAAGAGCATCAGGAGCGAGGGGCCAAGGATGGGGACCAGCTGGAACATGGCAGCTATCGTCGCATAAAAGAGGATGTGATCATAGCCGAGGACATAAAAGAATGGGATTGCAAGGAGGAAGGTGATCAACGCTGTCACCACATGCACCACATAGATTGCATAGAGCGTATCAACAACGGTCTTTGATATCTCCCGCAATCCTGAGGAGAGACGGCCTGGAAGGGCATTGACAGCCCGGATATACATCTCCTCTCCTTTATACAGGAAAGCCATCAATGCCATCAGGAAGATAAGAATATCAAGGACAATCCTTGGAGCATGATAAATGAGGGAAATACCCCATGCAGTCAGATTATTTATCTGGAGCGTGATCCAATCGTTCAGTTCGCTCTCTCCAACCGTCGGTGTCCCGGACGCGCCGAGTGTGGTCAGCCAGAGGAGGATTGTGTCGATAATCTCCTCAATTAATGCGGAATTTGTATAAAAGACAGCGATTGTAAAACTGATCACAAACGTCACAAAGACGATGACAAAGGTTGCAATAAGGAGTGCGGAGACCCCCGGATTAATCACCCTGGTCAGCTGCCGATGGATGGGGAGGAGAATAACGGCAAGTGTTCCTGCCAGGATGATGATTGCCAGCAGCTGCCAGAAGAAAATTGCGGCGGCTGCCATGATTACACCAGTTACCAGCAGCACATTCTTATCAGGATATCCTCCACCGGGCATTTCACAGAGTGATACTCCTCGATACCTTATAAGAATATAGTCAGAAAATTTCGGAACTGATGTTAGAAACATAAGGTTTTACTATTCCTGCGTCGATATATCGAATCAGCTTTGATGCAGAATGCTTGAAGAATATGGACGAATACTAATTGCAGCTGCACTGTCCTGGATACTTTTTGTATCTGTCGATGTATTCTGGCGTCTTCCCGAAAAAGGAGGCGTCAGTGGCGCCAAAGCCATTGGTGAGCTGATTGCCCGGCGTGGGGGCGATCGAAACGGTGGCTGGATGATGGGCAACATCGTCTCATCACCTGATGCATCCGCCGGAACCCTTCTTGCGGCATGCGGGGTCTTTGTCGCCGGTATTCCAGGGGGCATTGCAGCAGCTCTTCTCGTATTCATTGGAAACAGGATCTGTCATGATCCCGGATATGCAGGGACAACCGGAGCACTCATCGCAACCGGTATCATTGCACTCTCCATGCAGTCTGGCTTTATGCCATCCGACTTCATCGTTGGGACGGTCATTGCAATCCTTACGATACAGGGCCTCTCCCTCACAAAGGCAAGCCATCTCCTTGGCATTTTCTGGAGGTGGAGAGCCTGATTGCAGCCGCCATCTGCCTTCTGATAGCAGTCTATGGTGCCTTCAGGGCTGTCATCGAAAAGGAGACTCTCGCCAGACTGCCTTTTGTAAATGTGATGAACTTCGGGATCGCCGGAGCCATCGTCCTGATCCTTCCCCATCCCCTCACACTCGTTGCAGCAGCTGCATACTTCATCGGATCTACCCTTGAGGCAAATGCAATTGCCAGTGCCTATGCAAAACGGGGTGGCACATGATCGATAGTCTGGTTATCCTGCTCCTGACAGTGCTGATCACGCTTGGAGCGGTCGCTACCGCACTCTGGAAAGGACCCTTTGACAAGCTGATCGGGCTTTCGATCATCACTGCCGGGATCATACCGTTCGTCGTGATGAGAGGGTATCTGGATGTTGCAATCGTCGTCGTCCTCATCGTTCCGCTCTCAACGATCATCATCCTGCTTCTGCTTGGGAGGCCGGTTCGATGAGTCCTGAGTTTATCATCGGATGCGGGCTGCTCATCCTTGGAACGATATGTACCGCCTGGCCATCACCGAGGGACTACATCACACGACTGATCAATATCGAAGTGGCGGCATTCGGCCTCCTCCTTGTGATGCTCTCCTTTGATGAGATGATCGCCCTCCTGACATTTGTTGCCGTCTCGGCGGTCAGTGTATTCATCCTCGTCCGGGTTATCGGAAAGAAGGAGGCTGCGGGTCAATGATACGCAAAATATCCAAAATTCTCTCAAATTTCGACAACCTCTCCCGTGTTTATGCTGTCCTGATCATCATCGTCATCCTTGGTGGTCTCATCAGCATCCCCTCGATGGAATATCATGGCGATCGCCTCTATCCAAAGACGATCGACCGTGACAGCCCCCTCGATCCTTATGATCGGGGAGGCGAGCCATTCGAGAGAGCCGATATCCTCGCCGAATACCCGGAGAACAGCCCATACCTCGGCTTCACCACCGCATACCTGACGCCCCTTGCGATGGCGGTTGTTGCCACAACTCCCTATATGGGAACCACTATCGTCGCCCACCCTGGTGGAATAATCGATGAGATCCTCTATGTAACACGGGGACTTGACACCGTCGTCGAGACGGCGATACTCTTCGTCGCCTTTGCAATGGCGGCATATCTGTACCGACGGAGGGATGACGAATGATCACGCCTTTCCATATCGGGTTGTTTGCAGTTTCACTCTGTATCCTTGCCACCTTCCTCGCATTCCTCCAGGAGAAGGATGACCTGCACAAGCTCATCCTGACAGATCTTGCCGCGATTATGGCACTCTTCATCATCGCCCTCGTCGGTACTGATCTCGCGGAGGCGCTCATCCTTCCAGGACTTGTTGTTGGGATATCAAAGCTGATGGCTCTTGCAGAGATCTATCTGGTCAAGGAAGGAATCCAGCAGGAGAAGAGCAGCACAGTTCTTGATATTGAGATCCTTGATACCGCACCTTCAATTCTTGCAGCGATTCTTGTGATCTATGGAATCATCCTGTCCGGATTCTCCGGAGGGGCGATAGCGGGTCTTGGGATCATCTTCTATCTCGCCTTCAAAGCGCATGATGAGAAGTTTGAGCTGATAGAGACGGTCAGTGGATATGCCTGGGTTACATGGATTGCAGCCTTCTTCATCTTCCTCATCTTCCCGTCACAGTGGTTCCTCGCAGTGATGCTGGCAGGAGGGGGAATCCTGCTGAAGGTGATGGCAAAGTTCTCACTCATCGGAACGATGCGGGGTGATCCAGGTGTTTGATCTCAATGTCGAGGGGAGAGAGCTCTTCTCCCTCTCATTTGGAGATATTGTTCCCTACTTCAGTGTCTATACAGGAGCACTCGCTGCATTTGTCATCATCTTCATTCTGATTGCGATTTTCAGCCTCCCTGAACGGCAGGTGAATATCACCTTTGGCGGTGATGCATACTATGCAAAAGAGGTCAATGAACCGGATATGCGATTCTCCAGGTTCATGGCTATCGCCTGTGGTGCAGCCACCCTTGGCGCCATGGTAACCGGGGATATCTTCAACTTCACCCTCTTTGCCGTGATGGTCGGAATAACCAATATCGGTATCGTGGCAGCCTCCGGAAACCGGCATGTTCTCAACGCCGCATATCAGTATGGTATCGTTGCAATGCTTGCAATAGTTCCGCTCTTCGGTGGAGCTGCCCTCATCCTCGCAACGACCGGGAGCCTCTCCATCTGGGTGCTCGCCGGTGCAGGCGTTGTTCCACTCCTTGCAAAAGCCCTCCTCGTCCTTGGAGTGATGGGGGAAGGTATCGCACCATTGTATATCGGTAAAGCCGAGATCATCAGGGCACAGGGAGCGCCGTATGTCCTGATGATCCATTTCAGCTCACTCCTGCTCTTCCTGCGGGTAATTGAGATAGTTCTGGTGATATGATGAAGAGACTCTCCATTCAGTTGTTGGCTATCATCTCAGGTGTGATCCTCGTCATAACATCTGCCGGGGCACACCTTGGAGCAATAGCCCCATCCATCTCTGCAGTAATAGCCATCCTGATTGTGCCGGTTCTGCTCATCTCCGTGGGTCTCCTCTTTGCAGCACGGCTGACCGACGGAGATATTCCGTTTATGGGGTACTGATATGATCGAATATATCCTCGCAGCTATCTTTGCGGGCCTTCTCCTCCACGGCATTCACCGAAAAGTGATCGCACGTGTCCAGGGAAGGCCAGGCCCGCCGATCTGGCAGGAGATACTCCATACCCTCAAGTTCCTTGCAAAAGAGACCTGGATACCAAAGACCGCCAGCCAGGGTGTCTATGTCGGGGTTGTCGCCATATCAATCGGCCTCTGGGTCGCCGCATTTGCCCTCCTGATGGCAGGAGAGAGCCTGCTGCTCCTCTTCGCCCTCTATGTCCTCCATAAGATCGTGGAGCATGGAATAGGGCTTGCCTCAGGCTCGCCGTATACCAAGTTTGGAGCGATACGATCAGTCGTCTCGGCGGCATCGGAGCTTCCGCTCCTCGCCAGTGTCGCTCTCATCTACCTGATCACAGGATCACTGATGCTCCGGGACATTGAGGCGTACCAGGTGATCAACGGACCGCTTCTCCTTCCGGCTCTTCCTGCGGCGATCGCATTGTATATGGTGATCCTCTCAAAGGTCCACTACGGCCCCTTCTCGATCGTCGAGGCAAAAGAACTCGTCTCAGGATACTGGACCGAACACTTCGGGGTCTGGCGCGGGGTAATGAACGCGGCATTCGGTCTGAAGACCTTCGTCCTCCTGTACGCCTTTGTGATGATCTTCATCGGACCGGTCGGGGTTCCGCTGACGCTTCTGCTCATCCTTCTTCTGATGCTGACGCTCTCATTCGTCTGTGCGGCCACACCGATGCTGGCACCCTATGACTCGGTGACGGTTCAGACGATGACAACCGCCCTGATCGCCTGTTATATCATCTACCTGGGGGTCTTTGCATGAGTCTGATTCGCCTCTCAATGGTTGCCGGTGTCGCATTGTATATCGGACTCTTCATGGTTCAGAGTGCATATATGGCATCCATCCTCTATGCCGCGATCATCGGATCCCTGATACTCATCGGTCTTGCCTCCCGATTATTCACCTCAAACAAAGAACAGGCAAAAAAATACGAGATGATCCTGATCTGGTGTTCTCTCCTGACCTTTGCCATCTATGGGATTCTCTATGCAGGAGGTGTGATATAATGGAATATCTGTATGAGAAGGATCTCAGGAGGATGAAACTGCTGATCCTCGGAAGCCGGAGGCACCATGCCGCCACGCAGGAGATTGCCGCAATCCTTGGTATACATATTCAGGGAGCACGAAAGATCCTTATCGAACAGTGTGATATGCTTCTTCTTGAAAACCTGCCAGCCCGGTGTGATGCCGCACGAAGAAAAGGAACCGATATCGAGCAGCAGCTCGGCATCCACCTCCTGACACAGGCAACCCTTCTTATACCACCGGATAAAGGCCAGAAGGCGGTGGCCGGTGTTATGGAGAAGATCGAGAGAGGACTGGAGAGAGAGATTGCATTTAAAGAAGGGAGAGCAGAGATTCTGGAGCTGATCAGATCATGAGTATCATCCAGAGACTGAAGAATACCGTCCGATCACGCTCAATTCATGTCTGCTATGTAAATGTCGGATCCTGCAACGGGTGTGACATTGAGATCATCGCATGCCTCTCCCCGCGCTATGATATTGAACAGTATGGGATCTATGTCCATAACAACCCGCGTGAAGCAGATGTGCTCCTGATAACCGGTGCCTTCTCTCCGCAATGGGAAGATAAACTCAAACAACTCTGGGAGAAGATTCCCCATCCGAAGGTTGCTATCGCCATCGGCAACTGCCCAATCTCAGGTTGTGTATTCAACCGGCCGGAGACGCTCGTCGATCCCCCGGTCTCAAAACATATCCCGATTGCAGCAGAGATTCCCGGTTGCCCGCCACGTCCAACAGAGATTATCAGCACCATCCTCTCACTGGCACCACTCATCTTCAAGGATTACGAGGAGAAGAAGAAATGAAGAAGACAGTTGACATATCCCTCCCAGTTGGTCCGGTACACCCCCTCTTCAAGGAACCCTGCCGGATAAAATGCGAGACACGGGGTGAGTATGTCCTCTCGGCAGAAGTCGAGCTCGGTTATGTAAAGAAAGGGATCGAACGGATTATGCGGGGCCGCCCCTGGCAGGAGGTGATGTTCCTTGCAGAACGGGTCTGTGGGATCTGCTCGGTCATTCATAATTACACCTTCATCGAGGCTGTCGAGAAGATATCCGGGATAACACCCCCTGAACGGGCAGCATACCTCCGTGTCATCGTCAACGAACTCGACCGGATGCAGAGCCATCTTCTGGCAAACTACTCCTACTGCTATACCATCGAGCATGAGACACTCGCGATGTATATCCTCAATCTCCGAGAGACGGTGATGGATCAGCTGGAGCTGATCACCGGTGCACGGATCACCTGCTCATATATCGTCCCTGGAGGTGTCAGGTGGGATCTCCCGGATGAAAAAGAGGAATCCCTCAGGGTGGCTCTTGATCATATCGATTCGGAATTGAGACGCTTTGTGAGGATCTTTGAGACAGGACCTTTCATCGCCCTTCGATCCAAAGGGATCGGCATCCTCACCAAAGAAGCGGCAGAGGCAGCACATGCCGTCGGTCCGACTGCACGGGCAAGCGGGATATCGGTGGACTGTCGATCTGATCATCCGACCTATCAGGCACTTGGCTTTACTCCTGTTGTGCGACAGGAAGGAGATAATTATGCCCGGATCATGGCACGATTTGAGGAGGTCTTTCAAAGCACAAACCTCATCAGGGCGGCTCTTTCCAGGATGAAGCCGGGATCAGTCCGTGGTGGCGGTGTCATACGGGCAGGAGCGATCCAGTACCGGGCAGAGGCCCCGCGTGGCGAACTCCTCTATGATCTCGTCACCGACGAGTATGGCCGTATCCTTGAGATTGCAATCCAGACACCATCTATTATGAATACCCAGGTCTGTGCGCATGAGATGCTGACTGATGCCGAATCCGCAGCCGACATCACATCGATCTTCATCAGTTCAGATCCCTGTATTGCCTGTACGGAGAGGTGACGTTGTGACATCGATCATCTGGTATATCAGAGAGTTCCTCCGTCCTGCATGGATCAGCAGGTTTCTGACAGCGAAGACCGAACCGCTGGTGACCCCGCCGTACTTCAGAGACTTCCCTGTAACGACTGAGAATGAATGTACGCAGTGTCTCGCCTGTATGATGATCTGTCCTGCACCTGAGGCGATCGTTGTTGTGAAACGCGGAGGTATATGGAGACCTGAGATAACAAAAGGGCATTGTATCCGTTGCGGCCTCTGCGTCGAGGCATGCCCGGAGGATGTCCTTGCAAGCGGACAAATTCTTGCAATAAAGAAAGAGGAGAAACTGCTCATCTCAGGGACCTATCATATCAGCATTAATCCAAAGACCTGTATGGGATGTGGAAACTGTTCGGTGGTCTGCCCGGTGAATCGTGAGATCGATCCCTCATTGCGATCAAGTGGGACATCACGATCGAACGAAGTGATCATGCGGGTTGATACCGGCCAGACCAAAGTCTTCCATGAGGAGAAATGTACAGGATGCAAAACCTGCGAGGAACACTGCCCAAACAATGCCATCCGGGTTGCGCGTGTTGTTGAGGCAACAGAGGGGGAGGAGGTATGAGATATACACTCATCTCAGGAAGGACGATCCCGCAGGGATCCTTTGTCGAGCATAAGATCTCACAAGGCTACAGAGAGGCAACCTCGATCCTTTTCATCCATCCGATGGATCTCTTCGATCTTGGTATCGAGTCGGGTGACAATGTCCGTGTCTCAAGTGAGGCAGGATCTGTGGTCCTGAAAACCCAGGAGACAGAGACCTTACGGGAAGGGTGTGTCTTTATTGCCCTTGGACCATATGCAAACGCCATCACCGGCGGATACAGTCATGGAACAGGGATGCCTGATTATAAGGAGATTTCTGTCGAGATTGAACCGACAGACGATCCTATCGTCACGGTATGGGATCTGATGGAAGATATTGGAGGGCTCCGTTATGATAGTTGAAGATGTACCATGCCCTTTCTGCGGCTGTCTTTGTGATGACATCACCCTGACAGTGAAGAACAATCGTATTGTCGGCGTTGAGAACTGCTGTGTGCTTGGTAATGCAAAGTTTCTCTCAAAGAAACGCCTGAAGCACCCGATCATGAGAAAAGACGGTTCATGGGTGGAGGTGAGCTTTGATGAGGCGATTGAGGAGACCGCCCGGATTCTTACCGGAGCAAACCGCCCCCTCCTCTATGGATGGAGCGGAACCTATAATGAGGCGCAGGTGACGGCGGTCCATCTTGCTGAAGAGCTTGGTGCCCTCATCGACAGCACCACATCGGTCTGCCACAACCCTTCCATCATCGCGATTCAGGAGGTGGGCCATCCCGGCTGCACCCTCGGTCAGGTGAAGAACCGGGCAGATCTCGTCATCTACTGGGGGTGCAACCCGATCGAGGCGCACCCCCGCCACCTGAGCAGGTATTCAACCTATGCAGACGGGTACTTCTTTGAAAATACCGTCCGTGACAGAAAAGTCGTCGTCGTCGATATTCGTGAGTCCGAGACGGCAAAGATTGCCGATGAGTTCATCCAGGTGAAACCGGGAGGGGATTATCTCATCCTCTCGGCACTCCGTGCGATGGTGCGAGGACGAGGAGATGTTGTTCCCGCAACGGTTGCAGGTGTGAAGAAGGAGCAGTTGGAGCGGGTCGTTGAGGCCTGCCAGAATGCAAGCTATGGGGCAGTCTTCTTCGGTCTTGGAGTCTCCATGACCAGGGGGAAGTATAAAAATATCAGAAATGCCATCGAGCTCGTCTCTGAACTGAACCGGAAGACGAAGTTTACGATCAGTGCGATGCGGGGCCATTATAACGTCTATGGCTTCAATGAAGTCCTCACCTGGATGGCAGGATATCCGTTTGCTGTAGACTTCTCACGTGGTATCGCTTTTTACAATCCCGGCGAGACAACCGTCATCGATGTACTGGCCAGAAAAGAACCGGATGCATGCCTCGTTGTGGCAAGCGATCCCGGCGCACACTTCCCAAAAACCTGTATTGAACATATGGCAGCAATACCGACCATTCAGATCGATCCATGCGTCAATCCAACGACAGCACTCTGCCAGGTGCAGATCCCCGTTGCGATCACCGGAATCGAGGTTGCAGGAACCGCATACCGAATGGATGGTGTTCCAATCAGGATGAAAAAGGTGGTAGAGACAGAATTTCCAACCGATAAGCAGGTTCTCGACAGGATCTGCGAACGAGTCAGGGAGTTGAATGGAAATGGGTGAGATTCTTCTGAAGAATGCCTGGGTCATCGATCCGATATCGGGCATCAATGGCGAGCTGATGGATATCGCAATGGATGGCGGGAGGATCGTTGAGGACGTATCAGGGAAAGCCGAAGTGATCGATGCACAGGGGTTCCTCACCCTGCCAGGGGGTATTGACTCTCATACCCATACCTCCGGGACGAAGGTGAACTTTGGGAGATACATGAGCCCTGAGGATATGCGTGCAGGAAGAACGCAGAAAAAGGGTCCGATGCACATCACCTCCGGGTACAGCGTACCCACAACCTATGGAAACAGCTACAAATACAGTGCTCTTGGATACACCTGCCTCGTCGAAGGGGCGATGGCACCACTGGAAGCGAGGCATACCCATGAGGAGTTTGCCTTCACCCCACTTCAGGACTCATTTGCCAATGCACTCTTTGACGGGAACTGGGGGATGCTTGGAGCAATCGAAGAAGGAGACATCAAACGGACGGCGGCCATCATCGCCTGGACACTCTCAGCAGTGAAAGGTTTTGCGGTTAAGCTTACCAATCCCGGAGGAACCGAGGCATGGGGCTTTGGGAAGAACGTCTCATGCATCAACCAGAAGATGCCACGGTTTGATATCACCCCGACCGAGATCATCAGATCCGCTATCGAGGCGAACGAGCTCCTGAATCTTCCACATTCTGTCCACCTCCATTGTAATAATCTTGGAACCCCGGGCAACTATACCTGCACCCTCGGTACCTTTGACCTCGTCCCGGATCTGAATGACAAGCGGCAGACACTGTATGCAACTCATGTCCAGTTCCACTCATATGGAGGAAGCGGATGGTCCGACTTCTCTTCAAAGAGCGAACCGATTGCTCGAAAGGTGAATATGCGCCCTCAGATCGTCATCGATATGGGCCAGGTGATGTTTGGAAGGACCACAACGATGACGGCAGACGGGCCGATGGAGTTTAACCTCTACCGGCTCCACCATGACAAGTGGAGCAACCATGATGTCGAGCTTGAGACCGGATCCGGGATTATTCCGGTTAATTACCGGAGGAAGAACCTTGTCAACAGCATCATGTGGGCGATCGGCCTTGAACTTGCCCTCCTCGTCGAGAGTCCATGGCAGTGCCTCCTGACGACCGATAATCCAAATGGTGCTCCGTTTGTCAAATACCCTGAGATCATCGCACTTCTGATGAGCAAAAAATACCGGGACGCAGAATTTGCAACGGTTCACCAGGATACCGGGAAGAGAGTGCCCCTCCCTGCCATCGACCGGGAGCTCACCTGGCATGATATCGCGGTGATGACACGTGCCGGCCAGGCACGGGCGCTTGGGATCACCGGTGTCGGCAAGGGATATCTCCTCCCCGGTGCTGAAGCAGATATTGCGGTCTATCCGATGAGGGTTGATGATATTGACCCCGCACAACAGTATGAAGAGGTCATCAAAGGCTTTTCACAGACCGAATATACGATCAAGCGTGGCCGGGTCGTATCCAGGAGGGGTGATGCACTGATTCATGGTGAGAATACCACATTCTGGGTGAAGCCTGAGGTTCCTCCGGAGTATGACATGACGCATGATGAACGGTTCAAGGAACACTTTGAACGGTATTACAGCATCCGAATGAGTAATTATCCGGTCCAGGAGGAATACCTCCACAGGAACTACTGCATCAGGACGGAGACCGATCTATGAAAGTGACGATAACCCTCTGGGACAGGGATAACCCGCTGATCCCGGTCGAAGCCGAGATGAT is a genomic window of Methanocalculus alkaliphilus containing:
- a CDS encoding formylmethanofuran dehydrogenase subunit B is translated as MIVEDVPCPFCGCLCDDITLTVKNNRIVGVENCCVLGNAKFLSKKRLKHPIMRKDGSWVEVSFDEAIEETARILTGANRPLLYGWSGTYNEAQVTAVHLAEELGALIDSTTSVCHNPSIIAIQEVGHPGCTLGQVKNRADLVIYWGCNPIEAHPRHLSRYSTYADGYFFENTVRDRKVVVVDIRESETAKIADEFIQVKPGGDYLILSALRAMVRGRGDVVPATVAGVKKEQLERVVEACQNASYGAVFFGLGVSMTRGKYKNIRNAIELVSELNRKTKFTISAMRGHYNVYGFNEVLTWMAGYPFAVDFSRGIAFYNPGETTVIDVLARKEPDACLVVASDPGAHFPKTCIEHMAAIPTIQIDPCVNPTTALCQVQIPVAITGIEVAGTAYRMDGVPIRMKKVVETEFPTDKQVLDRICERVRELNGNG
- a CDS encoding formylmethanofuran dehydrogenase subunit A — its product is MGEILLKNAWVIDPISGINGELMDIAMDGGRIVEDVSGKAEVIDAQGFLTLPGGIDSHTHTSGTKVNFGRYMSPEDMRAGRTQKKGPMHITSGYSVPTTYGNSYKYSALGYTCLVEGAMAPLEARHTHEEFAFTPLQDSFANALFDGNWGMLGAIEEGDIKRTAAIIAWTLSAVKGFAVKLTNPGGTEAWGFGKNVSCINQKMPRFDITPTEIIRSAIEANELLNLPHSVHLHCNNLGTPGNYTCTLGTFDLVPDLNDKRQTLYATHVQFHSYGGSGWSDFSSKSEPIARKVNMRPQIVIDMGQVMFGRTTTMTADGPMEFNLYRLHHDKWSNHDVELETGSGIIPVNYRRKNLVNSIMWAIGLELALLVESPWQCLLTTDNPNGAPFVKYPEIIALLMSKKYRDAEFATVHQDTGKRVPLPAIDRELTWHDIAVMTRAGQARALGITGVGKGYLLPGAEADIAVYPMRVDDIDPAQQYEEVIKGFSQTEYTIKRGRVVSRRGDALIHGENTTFWVKPEVPPEYDMTHDERFKEHFERYYSIRMSNYPVQEEYLHRNYCIRTETDL